TTGAAACTAAAATGCTTGTGTACTGTTGACCAGCTTCGATTTAACACTACTGGAAATGGATTACTTATCTGAAACAAATTTCAATGAAACTATTTGTAACACAGGTATATGTAATAACACGTCTAATTCGTCAGATGTATTCTTTAGAAATGAAAGTATATTAGATAAATACAGAAACGAGTATGACACTGCAGTCTCcgtgatattttattttaacatgacAGAACGTGTTATATCATTCGGTGGTATTCTGTTAAACCTTGCAACAATTATAATACTCATGTCACTTAAGAAATCACCGAAAACCCAGTTAAAACTTATAATGAGCCTGGCCATATCTGACAGCTTAATAGCCCTGTTTCACTTTTTGTTATCGTTTTTCAATTTCCCTAACGCATGGAAATTTTTCAGAAATTTGATAGGCACTACATGGCCAAAACCAAATAACCCAAAGACGGTATTTGCTTTCATATACACCACGACACAATTTGCTGGCCTCGGAACAATGTTTGCAATATCAGTGGATATATTGATAAAGGTACGAAAACCTCTCCGTTATAAGACATTAATGTCAAAAAGACGAGGAAACATTATTGTTACATGTCTGTGGTTAGTACCAAGCTTCCTGCTAGCAGCCGTTGCACTCCTTTTATCTCAGTTCGGCAATTTAGacataacaatattatttatttttggcaGTGTGTTTTACTGCTTGTTTTGTCTACTattcttctttatatttttgacaatctaCACAATAATACTGTGTTCAGTCAAGTCTTTTATGCATAGACTGCCGTCGAGATCTAGACATACTATTACGAAAACGGCGGTcacattttttcttataattgttacatattttatttgcattttgccAAGCATCTGGATATTTCTActcatatttacaaatgtaattgTTTCGCTTTCGGATTTAGTCCTAATCATGAACATTATCAGTTGTGTTTACACTTTGAACACTGTATTAGACCCAGTAATTTATGCTTATAGAATTCCAGAAATAAATATTcgatataaaacattatatagaAGAATATGTCGTTGTGTACGAACTGACACGAATGGTGTTAACCTGGACTATAACTGaatctttcaaataattttttataaaacacagCTTAACGAAACATAAGATATACTGTCAACCGAAACAGTTTTGTTACATCTATCATGTAAATGTTGATCCATCAGAGCGTTTGTTTTaaggaatatacatgtatagaagaCATAACTTATGACCAGGTATAATATTTGTTCACTTTAATGGATAAATCTGTTTGTAAAGCATAATCTTTTACTTCATTCGGAGAAATGTGAATTGAAGTCAGGCGTGTTTTTGTCAGCTTGTAGAAAATGTAATACATTTTGACATATTAGTGataaaaacataatgaaaaattCTTAAATCCAGGAAAACTCATATAGTCCATTTcgattcatttttttattaataccgTGAGAAAAAATGGTTTTAGCTGTTatttaatgttcattttattATCTTGGTGTCCAGTTTGGAAAGGAATTCCTTTGAGCAAACCCATTTtgctcatatttattttgttaacaaCGTTAGATCTCGCATGCATTCTCGCTGAAAGGGCCAccattgtaaatattttgaagaatAGTTTATTATGCTAATAAGTTTGCATGTAGATAtatctggggttttttttttttttttttttggtttttttttttttttgttgttgttttttttcttttttttttcttctttttttattataatctaCGAGAATATGAAATATGATGTAATAGTATAAGAATCATTCACTAGCTGATTGGGTGGATTGAAATATCAGGCTCAAGGGTAACTATTAAGGCGGTAACAAGGCTCCGCAAAGTTATCACAAAAACAATACGTAAGAGCAAGTTATTTCAAGCCGAACCTTCTACAAGTGACAGAGTCTTTTCTTTGCATAATGTATTATTCAAATAAAGGATATGAAATAAAACGAATGCTGTTCTTTTGAGCACAATTTTgctatagtagcgtatgaatttacgcattcattcataaattacagcacaaGAGTCATTGTTGTGTATGTGCAAAATGATTCGGTCCAACACCGGCGCAAAAGCACGGAAAAAATCCCGTCTGGCATACAAGAAATGATAAAACCTATCACATCTTATAATTTAATCTACAAGAAGATCATTTTAAAGCCAAGCAACATAAAAGCAGACTAGTCTGACTAAGTATGTTGATGAAAGATAGTGAAATATGAAACACCCTTACGCCCGGCGCCGGCTTAAGCGAAAATcagaggaccagaaaatataataagacTGAGTCCAAATACTAGGAAATTAAATTCCAGAAACGCCGTGGTTTAAATGTTATTTGGATAAACTCATCCTGTATGAAAATTAAATGTCAACATGCCAGTAAAACAATTACCACATAACATCAGCAAACATAGCGTTTCACGAAATTCAAATAATAGCCATCAAGCAAAAATTATTTGCAGGAAAATGAACATTTCCTATATTGACAGTCTTTATATTGTTTAGAATTTCCCAATTATTAATATAGGTATAGTCCACACAATTCTAAATCAAAGCTCTGAAAGGACTAATAgacagtgcttattgagtgatatttcaaccgatacatctgaagaatcaacatttcattgtgcatagaccggttaTGATTTGAACAGTGTTGGTAGAGATCCACcacacaatgctacatgccaaatatctaagctctttgcattgtggttcaagacaagacattgtttaaaggttttcctatacaactctatgtaaaactaagtttacCTCAGGGTGGGGCCAGTTTCAACCCTAACCCCTAAACCCAACCttaaccctagagcggagtgattacgaatatttcgaatgtgaatataaagttataattattctagaattcgttgctgcttgtttttgttgtttaagcCCACACGATACCAAgattatcaaaaaataaatatgggactatttttacacgtccagaatatttgtgagatgcggtcacatagaaatagaaggaaaactcaaacgacgcgaggttgaaacttggtagttgattgttgctaaagcactggctaaaaaaagaaacatcCATATCAAACCATGAATTATCATACCAGGTTACACGTTATCTGACAGGTCTGTAATTTAAATTTCTTGCATTGCCTAGTgatatacatttatttcttaaaacGTGTACTTCTTTTCCTCACctacaaattataatttgaaattaGTTGCTACCttaaaggcagagctcccttgaaaaatcaccagtgccctataaaaattaaagaagtgATGTTGCTGCATatatctcaagttattgatcatttttaggaagtttatgttcttatTACAATTAACTGTATTAGTGGTAATCCATAAATAAGAGTTGGGAATTATTTTAATAACAGTTCCAtgttgttcttccattttctattatattatttCTGAATGCAAAACATGATGTATAAGCTTGTTAAATCTTAATCTGCATTAAAATTTAATCTCGACATGTGAACAACTgacaaatattctaaacaaaagaaaGTATGGTAGAtatacatctgcaccaagattaagagaaaacgtatttgaattatttctgttattcatattgaaacatactgtatcaacaattttacataaattattatcatacttcTAAACCAATCACTAATAATAAatccttcaaatttgaaagctTGGCCTGTGAATTTATTTAACCTAAtagaatctcattaggcctataccttaattaaaataattgtgtttcttttcgggtgaatgtttggaaatgaagacctgatgtaaatatttaatgttCCAGTTCCAACATTTATAGAAatcagaatttacgtaatcctgggaTCATAAACAATGACTATTGCaattctttttaatgtcattattgtcaaattacgttctttttggaaggaaAAATGGGACCAAAATTCCGCCAAAAATTCTGCTATGAATAGGCTCTGGTAGACGTCTCGTATGGGAGGATGACAATcattcatttacatgtacaatgtttttttaaatcaaaagacaaactatttttaaaaattactgatTAGAATTTACTTAGAGAAGAAGAAAGTTCGTCGAAATTCTCAAAAACCCATTTTTAATTTACTGAATTGCTAAAAATCTAGGGCCTTTTAAAGTTAATCTTTTAGctccattttaatgtttattctcATTTGTATAGCCGACAGCTTGTTCCAAGTGTAAAACTCTGGTCGGTGATTCTTAAAAGCGTGAATGCAATATATGTGAAAGTGGAGAAGAGCAATGTGTGCTTTTCCAAAATTCAACGCCTGTTAATGTGGACCCcaaaacttattttaaaagttagaATCTTTATCTACTGTACAGGCAGTACactggaacctgacatcaaaacaaaacatttgttaaaatttcacatgaatgatattttgttacaatatttgaaaaattcatgataaatacaataaaactagTGAAATaagcaaaaaagtaaaaaaaaaaaaaaaaaaagtgtggtGTTGATAGGGATCAAACTCCCGATCTCTCGAATGTAAGACGGACACGCT
The genomic region above belongs to Mercenaria mercenaria strain notata chromosome 12, MADL_Memer_1, whole genome shotgun sequence and contains:
- the LOC128547124 gene encoding adrenocorticotropic hormone receptor-like, yielding MDYLSETNFNETICNTGICNNTSNSSDVFFRNESILDKYRNEYDTAVSVIFYFNMTERVISFGGILLNLATIIILMSLKKSPKTQLKLIMSLAISDSLIALFHFLLSFFNFPNAWKFFRNLIGTTWPKPNNPKTVFAFIYTTTQFAGLGTMFAISVDILIKVRKPLRYKTLMSKRRGNIIVTCLWLVPSFLLAAVALLLSQFGNLDITILFIFGSVFYCLFCLLFFFIFLTIYTIILCSVKSFMHRLPSRSRHTITKTAVTFFLIIVTYFICILPSIWIFLLIFTNVIVSLSDLVLIMNIISCVYTLNTVLDPVIYAYRIPEINIRYKTLYRRICRCVRTDTNGVNLDYN